The Triticum dicoccoides isolate Atlit2015 ecotype Zavitan chromosome 6A, WEW_v2.0, whole genome shotgun sequence genome has a window encoding:
- the LOC119318931 gene encoding putative clathrin assembly protein At5g57200, whose amino-acid sequence MGSWRKAYGALKDSTRVGLAKVHSDFKDLDIAIVKATNHVECPPKERHVRKIFLATSMTRPRADVAYCIYALSRRLSKTKNWTVALKTLIVIHRLLREGDPTFKEEFLAHSHKRNLLHMANFKDGSSPLAWDCSAWVRTYALFLEERLECFRNLKYDIETERLMRSPQHSAKAHSRTRTMPWLDLMEHLPSLQQLLFRLMGCQPEGLACSNYLIQYALALALEESFKTYCAINDRIINLVDTFFERPRYDAIKAIAIYKRASMQAENLADFYEFCKDLELDTTFQFLTLRQPPPSFLAAMEEYIREVPRPTIRRLDSEERKLLTYSQEAPKEPKKPVEGEQEEPAQPEQEPEPEPEPEPEQQLPAMETTGDLLNLDEEVNPFVVDLDEHNALALAIVAPGDGSKASCQDLFSGSTSGWELALVTAPSRYTSQPIETKLAGGFDIMLLDSLYEDGARRQQIASVAYNGSLGQANNPFEMNDPFAMSNSFAPPSNIRLAMVTQQQQYFQAQQHQQQYYYQPQLQYYQPQLQQQHQQQYFQAQQHQHQYFQQQPQYCVHPAGTYNPFGDPFTDLVTLAAPSKQGDLSLL is encoded by the exons AAATATTCTTGGCAACCTCGATGACCCGCCCTCGCGCCGATGTCGCCTACTGCATATACGCCTTGTCCAGAAGGCTGTCCAAGACAAAGAATTGGACA GTTGCCTTGAAGACGTTGATAGTGATACACAGGCTTCTGCGAGAAGGCGATCCTACTTTCAAGGAAGAGTTCCTGGCCCACTCACACAAAAGAAACCTTTTGCACATGGCGAATTTCAAGGATGGCTCGAGCCCATTAG CTTGGGATTGCTCCGCGTGGGTTCGCACCTACGCGCTCTTCCTGGAGGAGCGGCTCGAGTGCTTTAGGAATCTAAAATACGACATCGAAACCGAGCGTCTGATGAGATCTCCCCAGCATTCTGCCAAG GCACATAGTAGAACCAGGACGATGCCTTGGCTTGATCTTATGGAGCATTTGCCTTCATTGCAGCAGCTGCTCTTCAGGCTTATGGGCTGTCAG CCTGAAGGTTTAGCATGCTCAAACTACCTCATTCAATATGCATTAGCCTTG GCTTTGGAGGAGAGCTTTAAAACATATTGCGCAATCAATGATAGAATCATCAACCTTGTTGATACG TTCTTCGAGAGGCCGAGGTATGATGCTATCAAGGCTATTGCAATCTATAAAAGAGCTAGCATGCAG GCAGAAAACCTTGCTGATTTTTACGAATTCTGCAAGGATCTTGAGCTTGACACGACATTCCAGTTTCTTACTCTCAGACAG CCACCCCCATCATTTCTTGCAGCCATGGAGGAGTACATCAGAGAAGTGCCACGTCCCACAATCAGGAGACTG GACAGTGAGGAGAGGAAGCTACTAACCTACAGCCAGGAAGCTCCAAAAGAACCTAAAAAGCCGGTGGAAGGGGAGCAAGAAGAGCCTGCACAGCCTGAACAAGAaccagagcctgagcctgagcctgagcctgaACAACAACTGCCCGCAATGGAAACCACTGGAGATTTACTC AACCTGGATGAGGAGGTGAATCCCTTTGTCGTGGATCTTGATGAACACAACGCGCTTGCACTCGCTATTGTGGCACCAG GAGATGGAAGCAAAGCATCTTGTCAAGATTTGTTTTCTGGCAGCACATCTGGGTGGGAGCTGGCCCTCGTCACTGCTCCAAGCCGCTACACCAGCCAACCAATTGAGACCAAATTG GCTGGGGGCTTTGACATAATGCTACTCGACAGCCTCTACGAAGACGGGGCGAGGAGGCAGCAGATCGCCAGCGTGGCCTACAACGGCAGCCTTGGACAAGCCAACAATCCCTTCGAAATGAACGACCCTTTCGCCATGTCCAACAGCTTTGCGCCCCCTTCCAACATCCGGCTGGCAATGGTGACCCAGCAGCAGCAATACTTCCAGGCTCAACAACATCAGCAGCAATACTACTACCAGCCTCAGCTCCAATACTACCAGCCCCAGCTGCAGCAGCAGCATCAGCAGCAGTATTTCCAGGCTCAGCAGCATCAGCACCAGTATTTCCAGCAGCAGCCCCAGTATTGTGTGCATCCGGCCGGAACTTACAATCCGTTTGGTGACCCTTTCACTGACCTTGTAACTCTGGCTGCTCCTTCAAAACAAGGCGATTTAAGTTTGCTCTGA
- the LOC119316334 gene encoding glycosyltransferase BC10-like, producing the protein MKVPRVWQRGSKDMTAMPHPRHRTAKKPMWIIVLLSIVCVSLIGAYVYPPRRYSTCYFFASSVCTPFKDWLPAVTRREPTDQEVFSSVVIRDLLSMPMPVSKKPKIAFMFLTPGSLPFEKLWENFLQGHEGRYSIYIHASREKPVHSSPLFVGREIRSEKVVWGRVSMVDAEKRLLGNALLDIDNQFFVLLSDSCIPLHTFDYIYNYLMGTNVSFIDSFLDPGPHGSGRYSIEMFPEIEHRDFRKGAQWFAITRRHAILIMADNLYYRKFKLYCKPTVGRNCIADEHYLPTLFKIVDPGGISNYSVTHVDWSEGKWHPRSYRAADITYELLRNITYFNEIVHIASDESRTVTSTPCILNGRKRPCFLFARKFYPDAVNNLLKLFPSYTSA; encoded by the exons ATGAAAGTACCGCGGGTGTGGCAGCGGGGCAGCAAGGACATGACAGCCATGCCACATCCGCGCCACCGCACTGCCAAGAAGCCCATGTGGATAATTGTGCTACTGTCAATTGTTTGTGTTTCGTTGATTGGGGCTTATGTCTATCCTCCACGGCGCTACTCGACCTGTTACTTCTTTGCTTCAAGTGTTTGTACTCCCTTCAAGGATTGGCTCCCTGCTGTGACCCGGCGGGAGCCGACCGATCAAGAGGTTTTTTCGTCTGTGGTTATCAGGGATTTGCTTTCAATGCCTATGCCCGTCTCCAAGAAGCCAAAGATTGCATTTATGTTCTTGACACCTGGTTCATTGCCCTTCGAGAAATTGTGGGAGAATTTTTTGCAG GGCCATGAGGGACGATATTCCATCTATATCCATGCATCTCGTGAAAAGCCTGTGCATTCTAGTCCTTTGTTTGTGGGCCGAGAAATTCGCAGTGAAAAG GTAGTATGGGGCAGGGTTTCAATGGTTGATGCAGAGAAAAGGCTGTTAGGAAATGCATTGCTAGACATTGATAATCAATTTTTCGTCTTGCTTTCTGACAG CTGTATTCCACTACATACATTTGATTACATCTATAATTATCTGATGGGAACAAATGTTAGCTTCATTGACAG TTTCCTGGATCCTGGTCCTCATGGAAGTGGAAGGTATTCTATAGAAATGTTTCCTGAAATAGAGCACAGGGACTTCAGGAAGGGTGCGCAG TGGTTTGCTATAACAAGAAGGCATGCTATACTGATAATGGCAGACAACCTCTACTACCGTAAATTCAAGCTATATTGCAAG CCAACAGTGGGACGGAACTGTATCGCTGATGAGCACTATTTGCCAACCTTGTTCAAA ATAGTAGATCCTGGTGGGATCTCTAATTATTCAGTGACACATGTTGACTGGTCTGAGGGGAAATGGCATCCGAGGTCCTATAGAGCTGCTGATATTACCTATGAACTCTTAAGAAACATAACG TATTTCAATGAGATTGTGCACATTGCAAGTGATGAGTCT AGAACTGTGACATCGACCCCATGTATATTGAACGGAAGAAAGAGACCGTGCTTCCTTTTTGCAAGAAAATTTTACCCAGATGCTGTCAACAATCTACTGAAGCTATTTCCCAGTTACACATCTGCTTGA